The Symphalangus syndactylus isolate Jambi chromosome 23, NHGRI_mSymSyn1-v2.1_pri, whole genome shotgun sequence genome has a window encoding:
- the LOC129472960 gene encoding uncharacterized homolog, which produces MAAVRRARNYCRCLVRFSDRELC; this is translated from the coding sequence ATGGCTGCCGTACGCCGGGCCCGCAATTATTGCCGCTGCCTGGTGCGCTTCTCCGACCGAGAACTCTGCTAA